The segment CATATAGCGCTTTCCGCTTCGCGGACATGAACGCGCTAGGGAATAGGGAATAGGGAATAGGGTTGTGGTACATGGCTTTGAGCCTTTAAGACTGTACACCATAACAGCAAAAACTGCTGTAATTGTAGGGGCGAACAATTGTTCGCCCCTACTGTTGGGTCGTCAGTCATGGGAGATAGAGTGTATCGATCGTTACTGATAATAGCGCTCTTCTAGCCACACTCGTACCTCGTGTTCGGAGTCGCACATAAAGTGTTGATGAGTGAGCGGATCGTAAACCCGATAAATCCAATTTCCGTTTGTATCTTTTGTCTGGGTAATGCGAGGTTCTTCGCTGTACCACCAAACGGCCACCAGATAGTTCCAAAGCCTCTGGAGACGATCGCCTGGAAGAATAGAATGGGGAAAGCGAAGTACGCTTTTGAGATCGGTTAAACGTAATTCGGATACACTCGTGATTTGTGAGACACTACTGGTGTTTTTCATGGATCGTGTCCTCAATGCCTACCAATAGCAGTGGACAAGCGCTACGCGCTAGGGAATAGGGAATAGGGAATAGGGAATAGGTAAAACCCTGTTTTACCTCATTACCTGGGCCTACTGCTATCGCTGTTCCCAACTGATAGATGTCTGCTGCTATATCTCTAGTTTGGAGCAAACTGAGAGAAAAAAACAGATGCAATTAAGATAAATTGTAACCATAACAGTTTTCCTGCTAAAAACTGTTATGGTTGATAAAATCCATAACTGTACTGGAGCGTTATGCACTTAAGACCCATTGAGCAAACCCAAGGCGCTAATTTATATGAACAGGTGGCCAACCGCATTCAGACGTTAATTTCTGAAGGAACCCTGCAACCGGGCGATCGCCTGCCTTCGGTGCGAAAAGTGCATCAACAAATGTCGGTGAGTATTTCCACTGCCCTAGAAGCCTATCGCCTTTTAGAAGACCGGGGACTCATTGGAGCTAAACCCCAATCTGGCTATTTTGTGCGATCGCTCAAATCTCCTCCAGAACCCGATCGCTCTTCTCCAGCCCAAAAAGCCTGTCGGGTAGATACCTCTCTAGTCTTTAAGGTCAATTCCATGGTGCGCGACCCAGAAATCATCCAACTGGGGGCTGCTGTACCGGGAATGGACTTATTACCCCTGTCCACCTTAAACCGTCTCATGGGTCAGGTAATGCGCCACAATCCCGCCTTAGCCCATAGTTATAGTCCGCCTCCGGGGTGTCTTGAATTTCGCCGGGCGATCGCCCGGCGCTTATTGGATGCCGACTGTGCCGTGACCCCAGATGAAATTGTAGCCACCCATGGAGCCACGGAAGCCGTATATTTATCCTTACGAGCCACCACTCAACCGGGGGATACAGTCGCCATCTCTTCCCCGTCCTATTATGGATTACTCGAAGCCTTAGCCACCCTCCATTTACGAGCATTAGAACTGCCAACCCATCCCAGGGAAGGTATTTGTCTTGATGCCCTAGAAACGGCCCTCAAACAAAAAAAAATTAGCGCTTGTGCCCTAGTCTCTAATTTTAGCAATCCCCTGGGCACATGCATGAGCAATGAGAACAAACAAGCCCTAGTGGAATTGCTCGCCCAGTATCAAATTCCCCTGATTGAAGATGATGTTTATGGAGATTTATCCTTTAATGGCGATCGCCCCAAAGCCATCAAAGCCTTTGATCGGGAAGGCTTAGTCTTATACTGTGCCTCCTATAGTAAAGTCTTATCCCCAGGGTTGCGCGTCGGTTGGGCCATTCCCGGACGCTATCAACCCCAAGTCGAGCGCCTCAAGCTGACGGTCAATATGAGTACCTTTCCAGCCAGTCAATTGGCGATCGCCGCCTTTCTCGCCAACGGAGGATACGATCGCCATGTGCGAAACCTGCGCCGCGCCTATGAACAACAAATGCTGCAAATGATTCAAGCCATTTGTAACTATTTTCCAGAAGAGACAAAAGTCACTCGACCCACAGGGGGTCACGTGCTTTGGGTCGAACTGGCCTCCCATTTTGATACCATGGAACTATTCCACAGAGCTTGCCAACATAAAATCAGTATTTCTCCGGGAATTATGTTTTCGCCCTCTAGAAGTTATGGCAATTGTTTCCGGCTCAATTGTGGTTTACCCTGGTCGCCAGAAATTGAACAAGCCATGGAAACCTTGGGGAGCTTGATCCGTGAGGGATAGAAACCCTCAGTATACCTGGGGTAGAATCGGCTGGAGCCATCTGTTGGCCCAGACCCTCTCTTTAAAGGCTGCAACAAATGCTGGATCTTCGGTAAAGTAGAAACAGTCACGCCTTTTTTCCCGAATCTCCATGGTCAGTTCTCCTCCCCAAACCGCCCGCAGTACCTCCGATTGGAAACGTATTATTCGAGACTTTCAACAAATTTTGGGTCGTCAAGGAGTGATCCAGCGTAAGGAAGAACTGCTCACCTATGAATGTGATGGCTTAACCAGTTATCGGGTACGACCTAAGCTAGTTTTACTGCCACGCAATACCCAAGAGGTAGCCGAAACAGTTAAATTATGCGATCGCCATCAACTTCCCTGGGTAGCACGGGGAGCAGGAACCGGCCTCTCTGGTGGCGCTCTTCCCGTAGAAAACGGAGTCTTGATTTCCACTGCCTTTATGCGCCAAATTCTCGATATTGACTTAGAGAACCAACAGGTCGTGGTGCAACCGGCCGTCATTAATAACTGGGTCACCGAAGCCGTGAGCGGTGCTGGGTTTTATTATGCTCCCGATCCCTCCAGTCAAATTATTTGCTCCATTGGCGGTAATGTAGCGGAAAACTCAGGCGGGGTTCATTGCTTCAAATATGGAGTCACCACCAACCATGTTCTGGGCTTAAAATTAGTGCTTCCCGATGGTTCTATCGTTGATGTGGGGGGAGAAGTGCCGGAAATGCCTGGATATGACCTCACCGGATTGTTTGTCGGTTCAGAAGGAACCCTAGGCATTGCCACAGAAATCCGATTACGGATTATTAAACAAGCCGAAGCCATTCAAGTCCTACTGGCTGATTTTACCAGTGTGGAAGCCGCAGGAGCTGCCGTTTCCGATATTGTCAGCGCCGGAATTATTCCGGCAGGCATGGAAATGATGGATAACTTTAGTATTAATGCAGTTGAAGATGTGGTTGCTACGAACTGTTATCCCAGAGATGCGGTGGCTATTCTGTTAGTAGAAGTAGATGGGTTAGAGGTGGAAGTGGCTGAATATGGCCAACGCATTGCCGACATTTGCCGTCAAAATGGAGCCAGGGATATCAAGACCGCTACCGATCCAGAGGAGCGCCTCCGATTATGGAAAGGTCGTAAAGCAGCTTTTGCGGCTGTGGGTAAGATTAAACCGGATTATTATGTCCAAGATGGGGTCATTCCTCGGACACAACTCCCCTATGTCCTGGGAGAAATCGAGAAACTGAGTGAAAAATATGGCTATCCAGTGGCTAATGTGTTTCATGCGGGGGATGGCAATCTTCATCCCCTGCTGCTCTACGATAATAAGATTCCGGGAGCGTTAGAAACGGTGGAAGAATTAGGGGGAGAAATTTTGAAGATCTGTGTACAAGTGGGGGGCAGTATTTCAGGAGAACATGGGATTGGAGCGGATAAACTGTGTTATATGGATCGGATGTTTACCCCTGTGGATCTCGAAACCATGCAATGGGTGCGTTCCGTGTTTAATCCCCAAGGGTTAGCGAATCCGGGTAAGGTGTTTCCCACTCCTAAAAGCTGTGGAGAAGCGGCTCAAGTCAAAGCACAATTAGCGAATCAGAAGACAGGAGTCGATTTATTTTAAGCGTGAGAGAAATTTCTCTCTGGTTAGTCCATTAAACTTTAGATCTGGCGATCGCCTCAGCGATGGTTGCCGAGCTGAATCCAGGTATGCGGAGCATTATGGCTATGTGGAAACCGATCCCCTTTAAGAGGCAATTATCTGCATTGAGTACACATCGTCTTTTCATTTCGGCGATCGTGACGATGACGATAGTGAGTTCGAGTGTACTAGGCTATTACAGTTATCAAAAGGCCTATAATTCTCTACTACGGAAACTTCAAGAGAATGCCCTGCAAGATGTGAAAGATGGGGTACAAGCGGTGGATCAATGGATCGGTCAGCGCAAAGCTGAAGTGGCGACGATCGCCAATAGTCCCACGGCTCGAACCCTAGATTTGAAGCAGATTGAGCCGTATTTAGTCCAAGAAGCTCAAAGAATTGAACCGTTTAATCTAGTCGCCTTTTTTGAGGTTACGGGGCGCTTTTATACGAGTCAAGGTAAGACGAATGAGGCTCACGATCGCCTGTATTTCCAGAGAGCAATGCAGGGGGAGGTCAATGTTTCCGATCCTTTGATTTCCCGTTCTACAGGTTTATTGCAGATTGTGATTGCTGCTCCCATTACTCCCAATGCTCCCCTCGATCCTACACCAAAAGGGGCGATCGTCGCTCCCGTGCCTCTGAATCGCTTAGAAAAAGTGATTGAGGCCCTATCCTATGGGCCAGGTAGTTATGCATTTATGCTCGATTCTCAGGGAGTTCCCATCGTTCCCCGCGATCTGGAAATATTTGGATTTGACTTGAATGAACCTACATCTTTAATTCAGAGCAACGATCCAGTTTTAAGCCAATTGGCACAACACATGATTAACCGGGAACAAGGAATTGATTTAGTCAATTGGCCCAATCGCCGGCACTATATTGCCTATGTTCCCCTAGAAGAAGCAGATTTTTCGATTGCTTTAGTCATTCCCCGTCAGAATATTGACCAAGTTCTGCGCCCTTTGCATATTCTAGGATTCATGATTATTGGTTTAGTGTTGTTAATGTTGTTTGTTGTCTGGCGGGCCCAAGATTGGGAACAACATCATCTACGCCAAGCTAAGGAAAAATCGGAAAAAACCACCCATGAATTAACGGAAGCTTTAGGCGAATTACAACGGACTCAAGCCCAATTAGTGCAAACGGAAAAAATGTCTTCTCTGGGCCAGCTCGTCGCTGGAGTTGCTCATGAATTTAATAACCCCGTCAACTTCATTCATGGGAATTTGGTTTACGCCCGTGAATATTTTCAAGATCTCACAGATTTAGTTAAAATGTATCAAAATTATATGCCCAATCCACCGAAGGAAGTTACAGACAAGCTAGAAGAAATGGATTGGGAGTTTCTAGAGTCTGATTTACTCAAGTTATTGGATTCTATGGGATCGGGTACAGAGCGGGTCAGACAGTTAGTGAAAGGATTACGCACATTTTCCAGTTTGGATGAAGATGGTTGTAAATTGGTTAATCTGAATGAACATTTAGACATTACTCTAACGATTTTAGCCAATCGTTTGCACTTAAAATCTGATTGTCGAGAGATTAAGGTGATTCGAGACTATGAGGAGTTGCCTTTGGTAGAGTGCTACCCTGGGCTGTTAAATCAAGTTTTCCTCAATCTTTTGAGTAATGCGATCGATGCAATTGATGAAGCCTCTCAGAACGGAAAATGGTTAGATAACGATCTCGATCCACCCCAAATTGAATTGAAAACTCGTGTGCTAGAATCCCCTTGTATTGAAGTGATGATTAAAGATAATGGGACGGGGATTCCTGAGAAGATTCGAGACCGAATTTTTGATCCGTTTTTTACTACTAAATCCGTGGGGAAGGGAACGGGGTTAGGTTTGGCAACCAGTTATCAGATTGTGGTGAATAAACATAAAGGAGTTTTAGATTATGATTCGATCTTAAATCAGGGCAGTCAGTTTTATATTCAGTTACCTTATATCAAACAAACTTCCACCGAATTAAGCTGAATCTTGAATATCTAATCCTTGCCGAATTCGGTGCAATTCTTCCCACAATTTTTTGATGCGGTTGTAGGATTCAATGGGGGTAATTTTTCCATTGGTTTCTAGGGCGCTGATCAGACTGACTTTCTGAGCAAATTCTTGTAAATTGGCATTGAAAATTAGATTATCGGGAGTCAGTTTTCCGTGGTAAGAAGTCCGGGGATATAAAAATTGTTCTTTCATAATTGGCTCCTTAATGGATATTGATCGAGGTGGGTTATGGGGGTTGGGGATCAACCACTTGAAATTCTGATTCTTCTAAAGATAGGAGGAGGGGTTCATCGGGGTCTTCAATGGGGTTTTGGATCAGTTGTACAATCCACCGTCCTTTCTCTTCTTCGGCTTTGAGATATCCTAATGCGCCTGCTGCATACTCTGGATAGAGAACCTGCACTAATGTTCCTGGTTTTAACATAGATGGACGGTTTACTTTAACAATAATTGACCCCTTAACCTCATTTTAACCTAATCAGTGACTAGAGTGCCGATCCGGATCGAAATGGGTAAAGAAGCCATAAATAGTGTGAGCTATTCATTAGACTCTATATTTAGGAGTTGACAAAATACACATATTTTTAATGGGTCACCCTTGGGGCATAGGTAAGGGTAACCTGTTAAGGCCGGAAGGGGGGTGTTGGGTTAGCGCTCTTCCGGTATACCCTCATTGAGAGACCAACGATACTCTACGGGTAAGTTAGAGCGCTGACAACTTTGTTCGAGTTGACGCTGTTGGGCGAGGGCTTTACGCAGGGTGGCAATGAGTTGATGAACTTGCTCTCGCTGAACAGATTGGCCTTCAACCGCTAACCAAGTTTGACGCTCTAAGAGTTGGAGAAGAAGTTCATAGTGAACATGAGAGGGAACCGGAATAGGTTGCATAGTTGAGTTAATCAAGGGAAAAGAGGTGTATGGAATGGGAAGAAGGCCCAGACTTTCTGGTTATTGTAGTTGATGTGGGTTGGGAAATAGGTCGGCGATCGCCTTTCCTGGGTCGTCTTGTTTCACTAATGACTCGCCGATTAAGACGGCTTGAGCGCCCACAGAGGCGACAAATTGCAGATCTTCACTGCTATGGAGTCCGGATTCACTCACCAGGAGAATGTCCCGATCTTGCAGGTGCTGGCGACGAGCGTGGGAGAGGGTTTCTGTGGTTTTTAGGTCTACGGTAAAATCTTCTAGGTTGCGGTTATTGATGCCAATCAAGTGGACGGATTCTAAGGCTAATACTCGGTCGAGTTCGTCGAGGGAATGGACTTCAATTAAGGCTGTCATGCCTAGGGCGTGAATGATTTTACTAAAGTATTTGAGGTCTTGATCGGAGAGGATGGCGGCAATGAGGAGAACTGCGTCTGCGCCATGAATGCGGGCTTGATAGATTTGGTAGGGATAAATAATAAATTCTTTGCACAAGAGGGGTAAGTCAACGGCGGCGCGAACTTTGGCGAGGTTTTCAAAGCTGCCTTGGAAAAATTTGCGATCGGTTAATACGGATAAACAAGTGGCTCCTCCTTGCTGGTAGGATTGGGCGATCGCCACTGGATCAAAGTTTTCCCGGATTACTCCTTTTGAGGGTGATGCTTTTTTGACTTCAGCAATCACGGCGGGCTGGGTTTTACCCTGGCGAAGTGCGCCGAGAAAGTCTTTGGCAGGAGCAACCGTTTCTATACGACGTTTTAGGTCACTTAAAGAGACTTTTTCCCGTTGTCCTTGGACTTCCGTTTCCTTATGCCAGACAATTTTTTCCAGAATATTTTGGGGTTCACTACCGGGTACACTCACTTGATATTGCAGGTGACTGATGGAAAATGTGGGACTAGGGGGACGACGACGAATTTGCATAAGGAATTAAAGAAAACAAATGATATTAGGGTTTTGGGGGATGACGGACATTAAGGGATGAGGGAAAAGGCAAGAGCTGTTGATAAGCTACTTCATAGCAGTATGAAGGGCTGTCAGGATATAGTGTTGCATAGATCCTAGGAGCGTTGTCAAGGAAAATGACTCATCAAGATTTAGAACTGGATCAAGAGATTATTTTTGATGCCAAAAATGAGGCTCCGTTGCGGGTGCAAGGGGTAAACCTTCAGGTGAAGTTGGAGGAGGGGTTACGGGAGGTACGGTTAAGGGTGGAGGTGGATGGGGCCAGTTATGCAGAAATTGAGGACAATAATCAGTTTAATTTGGAGAAACGCTGGCGGGGGGAAATGGTGGGGGAGTTTCTGAGCGATCGCCCCCTATACTTGGATCTGATGTTACAACCGGATCGAGTGCCCGATCGGATTCCCGATGATTTACGGGCGATCTTAACTCCAGAATTGTTACAGTCTGAGCTATGGTTGGCGCTGTCGGTTTATCAAGAGGTTGAGGGGGAGCGAGTTGGTTATGATACGTTTTGGCAACGGGCGAATTTAACTCAATTGACGCAAGCGGTTCAGATGGGAGCGCAAGCGCTGGAAACGCTGTTTAATACGGTTCAAGAGGGTTTAGAAACGGAATTTTCCCAGATGGAAGAGGGGGGTTTTGCTGGATTCATGCGGCAGTTGGAGGAGTGGACAGAGGAGGAAGAGGAGACTTCTTTAGAGGCGGTGGTGCGAGATTTTTTTGAGCAGGATGATTGGGAATTTATACAGGTTGAGTCAGGACTTTTACAGTTAGCGTTTCAGGGAGAAAATGGTCGTTGGCGCTGTTATGCTCGCATTTATGAAGGGGATAAGCAGTTTCTGTTTTATTCTCTCTTTCCGGTTGCGGTTCCAGAAGGCGATCGCCGGTTGATGGCAGAATTGTTAACTAAAGCTAACTATGGCATGATTTTGGGCAATTTTGAGCTAGATTTTGCCGACGGTGAACTGCGATATAAGACGAGCATTGATGTGGAGGGCGATCGCCTGACGGTGGCTTTGGTGCGATCGCTGGTGTATGCTAATGTGACCATTATGGATCGATACTTACCGGCGATCGTGGCGGTATTAGAGGGGAGTTCGATATCGGAGGCACTCCAAAGGGTTGAATAATAGTAGATAAAAGATGCAATTGGGTCGATTTAATCAAATTCCGGGGCCCAGATTTCTACCACGGGTAATTCCCATCCAGGGAGCAATTCCGGAACGGTGAAAACATCCCCATCCCCTAACGTTACGGGGTCTTGATTAAGTCGATAAACCTCCATTGTCCGAGTTCTCGGATCGACCAATACTCCTACCTGAGTTCCTAATGCGATGAATTCTTGGATTTTCTCGCGCAATTTGTTGATACTATCCGTTCTCGACTTCACTTCAAACATTAGATCCGGCACTAATTCAGCATACCCTTCCGTAGTGCGCGGTAAACGTTGAGCGAGGATAAAAGAGGCATCCGGTGCGCGAACATCTCCGTCAGCATTCGGTAAACGAAATCCACCACTAGAGGCAATGACGCGGCCTAATTTTCGCGGTCTCACCCAATGGGATAATTCAGCCACAATCGCAGCAGCCACTTCATCTGATTCTAATCCAGAAGGACTCATACAGATAATTTCTCCTTGAACTAATTCCATCCGATAGTTAGGATGCTGGGTTTGGAGATATTCTAAGTCTTTGATGGTTAATTTAGGCATGGGGTTGGCAGTATTAATGGATTATTTAAGCCAGTTGACTAATAGTTTTGAGTACCGATAAGACTTGCTCTAGTTCATAGGGTCTTTCAATTGATAAGGCGTAAGAGCGACTATAGATAGGCGGATCGGAGGGTTGAAGTTTAACAAACACAAATTCTCGACCATTGAGCAAAAAGCCAAAGATTGGCTTGGTCTGCTGACCGCTCTTGAGCATATAAGAGAGGGCTTGAGGAAGTGCTTCCATGATATCAATTTTGGTACTTTTGGCTTCAATAATCAGTATCCAGAGATGTTGTTGGATTACTAAAACATCAATCCGACCTCTGATGATTAAGCCTTCATCTTCAACGGAGAGTTCTACGGGGGTTTCCGTGCGGATAGAAAAGGGCGGTTGAAAAAATCCAGCCAGGTCTAATAAGGGCGAGAGGATGACCATTTTCACCCCTTCTTCTAGAAGAGGACGGCGACTGACCAGGTTAAAGTAGTGACTGCATACTCTTTGCAGGGTTTGTTTTTCGCGATCGCTTAATTCGGGTAAGTTCTGTTGCCATTCTAGAAAAAAATCAGGGTCAGGGGTCAATTGCAGACCAAAATGTTCTTGGAGTGCTTCGAGGGTAATGTCCTGCGCGGGTATCGTTGTCGGCATAAGAACTTCTGGGTCGGAGTTAAGGGGATTGCGTAGGGCAGTGTTGACTTTAGTGGTGATTGTAACATATAGTTGATTGGAGTTGGAGATAAGTAGCGATCGCCCCACCACGAGAGGAAGTGATTTATGTCCACCTTATCCGATTGGCAGCAACTGGCCATTCACTCCCATTACCAAACCGCAAATGCTTGCTATAATTGACTGTATTGAAACTAAAAAAACGATGATAGAATCTCAAATTTTAGAAGCGATCAAACAGATGCCAAATATAGAGCGCTTAAAGATTATTGAATTTACTCTCAAGTTGGTGCGCGAAGAAATGACTCAGACAGAGAAACTCAGCTTAGAAGATGCGGCAGAAATTATGCGCCCTTACTATGCAGAAGGAAGCGAGTTAACTGAGTTTACTGATAATGATAATAGTGATTTTTACGAATATC is part of the Roseofilum capinflatum BLCC-M114 genome and harbors:
- a CDS encoding DUF7219 family protein, with product MKEQFLYPRTSYHGKLTPDNLIFNANLQEFAQKVSLISALETNGKITPIESYNRIKKLWEELHRIRQGLDIQDSA
- a CDS encoding Uma2 family endonuclease, yielding MPKLTIKDLEYLQTQHPNYRMELVQGEIICMSPSGLESDEVAAAIVAELSHWVRPRKLGRVIASSGGFRLPNADGDVRAPDASFILAQRLPRTTEGYAELVPDLMFEVKSRTDSINKLREKIQEFIALGTQVGVLVDPRTRTMEVYRLNQDPVTLGDGDVFTVPELLPGWELPVVEIWAPEFD
- a CDS encoding PLP-dependent aminotransferase family protein → MHLRPIEQTQGANLYEQVANRIQTLISEGTLQPGDRLPSVRKVHQQMSVSISTALEAYRLLEDRGLIGAKPQSGYFVRSLKSPPEPDRSSPAQKACRVDTSLVFKVNSMVRDPEIIQLGAAVPGMDLLPLSTLNRLMGQVMRHNPALAHSYSPPPGCLEFRRAIARRLLDADCAVTPDEIVATHGATEAVYLSLRATTQPGDTVAISSPSYYGLLEALATLHLRALELPTHPREGICLDALETALKQKKISACALVSNFSNPLGTCMSNENKQALVELLAQYQIPLIEDDVYGDLSFNGDRPKAIKAFDREGLVLYCASYSKVLSPGLRVGWAIPGRYQPQVERLKLTVNMSTFPASQLAIAAFLANGGYDRHVRNLRRAYEQQMLQMIQAICNYFPEETKVTRPTGGHVLWVELASHFDTMELFHRACQHKISISPGIMFSPSRSYGNCFRLNCGLPWSPEIEQAMETLGSLIREG
- the glcD gene encoding glycolate oxidase subunit GlcD; translation: MVSSPPQTARSTSDWKRIIRDFQQILGRQGVIQRKEELLTYECDGLTSYRVRPKLVLLPRNTQEVAETVKLCDRHQLPWVARGAGTGLSGGALPVENGVLISTAFMRQILDIDLENQQVVVQPAVINNWVTEAVSGAGFYYAPDPSSQIICSIGGNVAENSGGVHCFKYGVTTNHVLGLKLVLPDGSIVDVGGEVPEMPGYDLTGLFVGSEGTLGIATEIRLRIIKQAEAIQVLLADFTSVEAAGAAVSDIVSAGIIPAGMEMMDNFSINAVEDVVATNCYPRDAVAILLVEVDGLEVEVAEYGQRIADICRQNGARDIKTATDPEERLRLWKGRKAAFAAVGKIKPDYYVQDGVIPRTQLPYVLGEIEKLSEKYGYPVANVFHAGDGNLHPLLLYDNKIPGALETVEELGGEILKICVQVGGSISGEHGIGADKLCYMDRMFTPVDLETMQWVRSVFNPQGLANPGKVFPTPKSCGEAAQVKAQLANQKTGVDLF
- a CDS encoding DUF5340 domain-containing protein encodes the protein MQPIPVPSHVHYELLLQLLERQTWLAVEGQSVQREQVHQLIATLRKALAQQRQLEQSCQRSNLPVEYRWSLNEGIPEER
- a CDS encoding sensor histidine kinase, with the protein product MSTHRLFISAIVTMTIVSSSVLGYYSYQKAYNSLLRKLQENALQDVKDGVQAVDQWIGQRKAEVATIANSPTARTLDLKQIEPYLVQEAQRIEPFNLVAFFEVTGRFYTSQGKTNEAHDRLYFQRAMQGEVNVSDPLISRSTGLLQIVIAAPITPNAPLDPTPKGAIVAPVPLNRLEKVIEALSYGPGSYAFMLDSQGVPIVPRDLEIFGFDLNEPTSLIQSNDPVLSQLAQHMINREQGIDLVNWPNRRHYIAYVPLEEADFSIALVIPRQNIDQVLRPLHILGFMIIGLVLLMLFVVWRAQDWEQHHLRQAKEKSEKTTHELTEALGELQRTQAQLVQTEKMSSLGQLVAGVAHEFNNPVNFIHGNLVYAREYFQDLTDLVKMYQNYMPNPPKEVTDKLEEMDWEFLESDLLKLLDSMGSGTERVRQLVKGLRTFSSLDEDGCKLVNLNEHLDITLTILANRLHLKSDCREIKVIRDYEELPLVECYPGLLNQVFLNLLSNAIDAIDEASQNGKWLDNDLDPPQIELKTRVLESPCIEVMIKDNGTGIPEKIRDRIFDPFFTTKSVGKGTGLGLATSYQIVVNKHKGVLDYDSILNQGSQFYIQLPYIKQTSTELS
- a CDS encoding YbjN domain-containing protein, with the protein product MTHQDLELDQEIIFDAKNEAPLRVQGVNLQVKLEEGLREVRLRVEVDGASYAEIEDNNQFNLEKRWRGEMVGEFLSDRPLYLDLMLQPDRVPDRIPDDLRAILTPELLQSELWLALSVYQEVEGERVGYDTFWQRANLTQLTQAVQMGAQALETLFNTVQEGLETEFSQMEEGGFAGFMRQLEEWTEEEEETSLEAVVRDFFEQDDWEFIQVESGLLQLAFQGENGRWRCYARIYEGDKQFLFYSLFPVAVPEGDRRLMAELLTKANYGMILGNFELDFADGELRYKTSIDVEGDRLTVALVRSLVYANVTIMDRYLPAIVAVLEGSSISEALQRVE
- a CDS encoding restriction endonuclease subunit R produces the protein MPTTIPAQDITLEALQEHFGLQLTPDPDFFLEWQQNLPELSDREKQTLQRVCSHYFNLVSRRPLLEEGVKMVILSPLLDLAGFFQPPFSIRTETPVELSVEDEGLIIRGRIDVLVIQQHLWILIIEAKSTKIDIMEALPQALSYMLKSGQQTKPIFGFLLNGREFVFVKLQPSDPPIYSRSYALSIERPYELEQVLSVLKTISQLA
- the trpC gene encoding indole-3-glycerol phosphate synthase TrpC is translated as MQIRRRPPSPTFSISHLQYQVSVPGSEPQNILEKIVWHKETEVQGQREKVSLSDLKRRIETVAPAKDFLGALRQGKTQPAVIAEVKKASPSKGVIRENFDPVAIAQSYQQGGATCLSVLTDRKFFQGSFENLAKVRAAVDLPLLCKEFIIYPYQIYQARIHGADAVLLIAAILSDQDLKYFSKIIHALGMTALIEVHSLDELDRVLALESVHLIGINNRNLEDFTVDLKTTETLSHARRQHLQDRDILLVSESGLHSSEDLQFVASVGAQAVLIGESLVKQDDPGKAIADLFPNPHQLQ